One Archangium violaceum genomic window, AGGTCAGCCCCTGGCCCGCCGCCTGCCCTCCTGTCAGGGCGCGATGTGACGCCGCTAATGGTGCGAGCCCAGCACGTGCCGCTCCACCACGCCGGCCGTGGCCACGAGCGCGAGCCCCAGCAGGAAGCCCAGCAGGCGGCCACGGGCCTCTTTCGGTGTGGAGCCATGGCGCAACTCCGGGAGCAGATCCGTGGCGCCGATGTAGAGGAAGGTGCCGCTGGCGAGCGCCAGGATGATGCCCTCCAGGCCCCGCACCGCTTGCGAGCCCAGCAGCACCGCGCCGGCTCCGGCCACCGCGGTGAGCTGTACACCCCCGAGCAGCAGCAGGGCACGCGCGCGCGACATCCCCGTGGCCCGTAGCAGCGCGTAGTCCCCCACTTCCTGGGGCAGCTCGTGGGCGATCACCGCCACGGCGGTGGCCACTCCGGCTTGCGGTGACACGAGGAAGGCCGCCGCCACCGCCGCGCCGTCCCCGATGTTGTGCAGCGCGTCCGCGGCCAGCAGGGAGGGCACCACGGGTGAGGAGGGGCCCAGGTGCTCCTGGTGATGGGGATGGTCTGGCTTGTGGTGGGAGTGGTCGTGGTGGTGGGGCCCGAGGAACCACCCGACGAGGGTGAGGGCCAGGAAGCTGACGAGCGCCCAGCGGAAGGCCGCCGGCCCCGCGCTCTCGACGGCCTCGGGGAAGATGTCCAGGAACACCGCTCCCAGCAGCGCTCCGGCCGCGAAGGCCACCAGGGCCGACAGGTGCCGGGACAGCCATCGCTCCGAGAGGAGCCCCCCCGCGAGCCCCGCGAGGCCGTCGGCCAGGACCGCCAGCCAGATGAGGAGGGGGGTGGAGATCATGAGAGGAGCCAGCGCAGCAGCGCGTCCGGCGCGTCCACGTGGACGAAGTGGCCCGCGTCGGGGAGCGTTGCCACCGGATGGCCCAGGGCCTCCAGCCGCGCCAGGTCCGCGTCGGAGACGTAGTGGGCCCGGCCGCCACGGATGCAGCGCACCTTCGCGCCCGGGCGCTCCACCGCCGCCCACAGGTCCTCTCCATTCACCCGCCCGTGGAATTCGGCGAGCGACTCGCGGTGGAAGCGCCAGCGCACCCCGCCCTCGGGGTTGGGCTCCAGGTTCATGACGAGCCAGTCCGACAGCGGTCCGGACAGTCCGCGTCCCGTCAGCTCCGCGCGCATCGCCCTGCGGTCGGGCGCGCTGGCGGGCGCGGTCAGGAGGATCTCCATCACCCTGCCGCTCTCGGACTGACTCGTGGCGATGGGGCTGGGGGAGATGTCCAGCAGCGTCACGCTGGCCACGTCGGCGGGGGAGCGCAGGCTCGCGGCGAGCGACACGCGGCCCCCCAGCGAGTGCCCCACCAGCTCCAATGGCCCCTGGAGTCCCGCCGCGCGCGCCGTCTCCAGCACGTCCCCGGCCACCGTGGACAGCGTGGCCCCGGGCGGCAGCCGCGGCGAGGTGCCGTGGCCCGTCATGTCGACCAGCAGGAAGCGGCGGCTCTTGTCCGCCTCGCTCCATGCCGTCGCCAGCGAGCGCAGGTTGCGCCCCGTGCCGAGGAAACCATGCAGCAGCACCGTCGGCCGCTGCCCCTCTCCTACCTGGAAGCTCTCGAGAATCACGGTCGCCTCCTATAGCCCGAGAGCCTCTCCAGCGCAGCGCCTTCGCTCACATCCCGAAGGGCCAGGTGTCCGCCGCATCCTCCTCCTCGTGGCCGGCGTCCCGGTCCAGGGGGTGCACGGCACGGGTGACGTCATAGTGCAGCACCGCGTCGAACTGCGCGGGCAGGTCCGCGTAGAAGTAGTGGCTGTGGCGCTCGCTGTGGGGCGCGTAGATGACGCCGATGGCCCGCTCCAGCCGCCGCTCGCGCAGGCCCGAGCCCGCCTCGCCCAGGTCCTCCATCCTCAAGAGGAATCCGGGGAGGCCCACCTCGTGGAAGAGCGTCTCGTAGCTGCCCCTGAGCGCCGGCCGCACCCGCCGCCTCTGGCCGGGCATGTCCCACTCGCGCGCGGCGATGACGGTGCCCGAGTACGTGGTGAAGCCCACGTTGTACGTCTCCTTGCCGTGACGCTCGCGCAGCAGTTGTCCCAGGTTGAGCTCGCCCTGGTCCCCCATCTGCGTGGCGCGCGCGTCACCCAGATGCGAGTTGTGCGCCCAGATGACCAGGCGCGCCGGGTTTCCATGGCGGCGGCCGAGGTACTCGGCCAGGGCATCCGCGGTGTCCGCCATGTGCGTGTCGCGCAGGTTCCAGGACTCGTCGCGCCCCGCGTACATCGTCCGGTAGTAGGCCTCCGCGTCGCGCGCCAGCCGCGCGTTCTGCTCCGCGTAGAAGAGCGCGTCCTCCTCGCGCACCCCGTCCATTACCACGCGCTCGCGCAGCTCCATCAGCTGGGCGATGACCGCGGACTCACAGGTGTCCGCGAAGCCATAGGCCGAGGCGTGGCCGTAGGCCTGCGGGTCCGTGCCGTAGCGGTCGAAGCAGGCGTAGCGATCCCTCGCTCGCGCGGCCGCCACCGGATCTCTCGGCTCCAGGTAGCGCACCACCTCGCGCATGGAGGCATGAAGGCTGTAGAGATCCAACCCGTAGAAGCCCACCTTGGGCGCGTCCTTGCCCCGCGCGGCGTTGTGCGCGCGCATCCACTCCACCAGCTCCAGCACCTCCTGGTTGCGCCACATCCACCGGGGGAAGCGCTCGAAGGTGTCGAGCGCCCGCTTCGCCTCCTCGCCCATCTCCTCCGCGTGCACGTACTGGTTGATCCGCAGCGCGTCCGGCCAGTCCGCCTCCACCGCCACCGCGCTGAAGCCCCGCTCGACGATGAGCCGGCGCGTGAGCGCGGCGCGGGCCTTGTAGAACTCGTGCGTGCCGTGGGTGGCCTCGCCCAGCAGGACGAAGCGCGCATCGCCGATGCCCTCGAGGAGCGCGTCGAAATCCGAGTCGTCGTCCTTCAACGCGATGGCCGCGGTGCGCACGCCCTCGATGAGCTCCGGACGGAAGTCCCGGGTATCTCCCTTGTCTTCATCGAACGGATTCATGTCTCTGAAAGTGGACAGGAGATGGGGAAGTGCCCAGGGAGAGCGGCCGGGCTGGAGGGCTGACTGGCCCCTCCCGGGCGGGCGGGCGAGCCCTCGCTGCCGAACCCCGGAATAAGCGGGGCTGTTCGCCCCGAAGGGCCATGTCCACCTTGGACGACATGGAGCACGGGCGACGGGAAGAGAAGG contains:
- a CDS encoding ZIP family metal transporter, which encodes MISTPLLIWLAVLADGLAGLAGGLLSERWLSRHLSALVAFAAGALLGAVFLDIFPEAVESAGPAAFRWALVSFLALTLVGWFLGPHHHDHSHHKPDHPHHQEHLGPSSPVVPSLLAADALHNIGDGAAVAAAFLVSPQAGVATAVAVIAHELPQEVGDYALLRATGMSRARALLLLGGVQLTAVAGAGAVLLGSQAVRGLEGIILALASGTFLYIGATDLLPELRHGSTPKEARGRLLGFLLGLALVATAGVVERHVLGSHH
- a CDS encoding alpha/beta fold hydrolase, which translates into the protein MILESFQVGEGQRPTVLLHGFLGTGRNLRSLATAWSEADKSRRFLLVDMTGHGTSPRLPPGATLSTVAGDVLETARAAGLQGPLELVGHSLGGRVSLAASLRSPADVASVTLLDISPSPIATSQSESGRVMEILLTAPASAPDRRAMRAELTGRGLSGPLSDWLVMNLEPNPEGGVRWRFHRESLAEFHGRVNGEDLWAAVERPGAKVRCIRGGRAHYVSDADLARLEALGHPVATLPDAGHFVHVDAPDALLRWLLS
- a CDS encoding erythromycin esterase family protein, translated to MNPFDEDKGDTRDFRPELIEGVRTAAIALKDDDSDFDALLEGIGDARFVLLGEATHGTHEFYKARAALTRRLIVERGFSAVAVEADWPDALRINQYVHAEEMGEEAKRALDTFERFPRWMWRNQEVLELVEWMRAHNAARGKDAPKVGFYGLDLYSLHASMREVVRYLEPRDPVAAARARDRYACFDRYGTDPQAYGHASAYGFADTCESAVIAQLMELRERVVMDGVREEDALFYAEQNARLARDAEAYYRTMYAGRDESWNLRDTHMADTADALAEYLGRRHGNPARLVIWAHNSHLGDARATQMGDQGELNLGQLLRERHGKETYNVGFTTYSGTVIAAREWDMPGQRRRVRPALRGSYETLFHEVGLPGFLLRMEDLGEAGSGLRERRLERAIGVIYAPHSERHSHYFYADLPAQFDAVLHYDVTRAVHPLDRDAGHEEEDAADTWPFGM